The genomic stretch taaaatagaaacaACTTACTATAGTTCTTCTCGACCGATCATCAACCAAATCCCCCGATTTTTTTGTACGGGTCTTCACAAACAACTCATTAAGTCGGGGGGGTCTTCCTTGTGCCTTAGTCTgattaatataaataaatttaattaaacacataataaatcaaaatataattttaaacCGTAGTTATAATTTTTACCATCCGTTTTGCATGTTCTCCAATGCTTATACTTCCTGTAGCATTAAGGCAACCCCCCCTTTCGGATGCTCTCATGTCTTTTGCTTTTTGAGATTTAGCTTTAAAATTATCGGTAGCCCAATAGGCAAGAAGTTCGTCAAATACTTCCTTGCCTATCCAGTTGGGACGAATATTTCGTTCTTCCCAATCAAGTCTGACACGCCTAAGCATGTCAGAAAGTCGGACAGATGTTCTTCCCCGATAATTTTTTCTAATCATATATTCATCCATTACATTCCACGTACACTTTTCCTACAATGTTGTATGACATTCAAAAAAATTGTTAGATAAGTGTTAGATAATATATTACAATAAAATAActaattaaaataacaacaataaaattTATTTTACCTTAAATTTATCAAACCATTCATCTTTCTCATCCTTGGAAAGTTCTTTGAATGACTTCCAAGCTTTTTTATACATTTGTTGAATCACATGTTTTACACACTGTGCAGCTGGCCTACTCGGAGAGAAACTAAACAACAATTTGAATAAGTGTTAATTATAAACATGGAAACATGGAAACATGtatactaaataaaatttataaattagATACTTACGATTTTCCACATGGCTCAATAAAATATCTGCCATCAATCATCTCATACTCTGTGGGATTTGCAGTTGGTTGCTCTAAAACATGGTCATCCTGCTGCTCCTGGTCATCCTGCTCCTCCTGCTCCTCAGGCACGGGTATATCTGTGGCACGTGGTGGGTGTGGGGTGCGAGATCCCCCATGATGCGTGGATGATGAGGGCATGTGTGTGGTAGGTGGGGTGTGGGACCTCGAAAGCGTGGATGATGATGGTGTGTTTGTGGGATGCTGGGACGACAGAGGTACCTGTGTGGGATCTGGAAAGATCCCAGACTGCATGAAGGGTGGGGGTACCTGTGAGGGATGAGGAAAACTAGATCCCCCAGTCTGATGGTATGATGAAGTCCCAGATGGGCTAATAAAGGATGGGTTCCCAGATGGGCTAATAAATGATGGGTTCCCAGATGGGCTAATAAAGGATGGGTTCCCAAGTTGGGCCATAGGATAACCATGGGATGATAGTAGCGAGAGAAAAGGCTGTGAACCCATGGTCATGGGATCTACCTGAGTCTGTGGGGGAGGATACCCCATAGATGACTGCAGTGGCATAAAATGTTGAGAGGTCGTAGACATGGGCTCTACCTGACTCTGTGGGGGAGGACATACGGCCGACTGAGGAGTAAATAGGTGGGTATACTTACTCAAGATATGGTTTAACTTCAACGCAGTTAATCAAGACATGAACATGTGCTGCTAGCAATTCTTTTTGAGTCAGCCAATGTACATTCTTCTTACCAGATGGACGACCGGGAATACCGAAGACTGATAAGGTAAATTTACTTTTTTCATTAATGTTAAATTCATTCCTTATGATTCTTGGAGTTAACATCAAGTGATTGAAATAATGACTGCAAAAATGTGATGTTTCCCGATGCAAATAATGTGCACATATAGATCCTTCAACTTTAGCTTTATTTTTCACGGATCTCTTCGAATCACCCATGAATCTTTCAAACGGATACATCCACCTATATTGAACAGGGCCTCCAAGATAAGATTCATATGCAAGATGCACAGGTAGATGTTCCATAGAGTCAAAAAAACCAGGCGGAAACACTTGTTCCAACTTACAGAGAATAACTGGAATATTTTTGTCCAACTTAACGATGTCATCCACTCTTAATTTTGATGCACAGATATCTCTAAAAAATTGACTAATTTCAGTGAGTGGATTAAGCACATGTTTAGGTAGTGAAGAGAACGCAATTGGAAGCAATCGTTCCATGAAAACATGGCAATCATGGCTTTTCATTCCATGCAACTTTCCGGTGCTAGAGTCAGCACACCTTGCTAAATTTGACGCATAACCATCAGGCATTCTCAATTCGTTTAACCATCGACAAATCGCTTTAGCTTCTTCGGAAGTTAGACTGTAATTAGCCTTGGGTTTTAGTAACTTCCCATTCGGTTTAACCTTCAACTCCAACTCCTTTCGATTACACAAAATCTCTATGTCCTTTCTAGCCTTCTCATTATCCTTTGTTTTACCTTGAACATCCATCACTGTGTTAAACACGTTATCAAAAAAATTCTTctcaatatgcataacatcaagatTATGTCGCAACAAATTATCTTTCCAATACGGGAGATCCCAAAAAATACTTCTTTTTGTCCAGTTATGTGTATCCCCATATCCTTCAATTCTGCAAGCTTTACCATAATCTGTGAATTTTGGCAGTTCACTAACTCGGTTCCATACTTCACCGGGTGAGAAACGAGGGGGAGGCAAGTCTGTTACTCTTATGCCTTTTTTGAAGTCATTCTTATTTATTCGAAAGACATGATCTTTCGGTAGGAATCTGCGGTGACAGTCAAACCACGAACTTTTCCCCCCTTTTTCCAACGTGAACGCATGAGAGTGTTCCATGCAATGCGGGCATCCCATTTTTCCATGTGTCCCCCAACCGGACAACATGCCATATGCGGGAAAGTCGTTTATAGTCCACATCAAGGCTGCTCGCATAGTAAAGTTTTGTTTGCAAGATATATCATAAGTCCATTCTCCAATCCATAACCTCTTCAAATCATCAATTAAAGGTTGTAAATACACATCTATTCCAGCTTTTGGACTCTTTGGACCTGGAATGAGGCAAGTCAAAAACATGTATGGTTTTGTCATGCACATCTCAGGAGGGAGGTTGTAAGGGGTAACAATAACTGGCCAACAAGAATATCCACTTCCAGACGCTTGGACATATGGAGTAAAACCATCAGAGCATAGTCCAAGTCTGACATTTCTAGGTTCTGCTGCAAAATCAGGATGTATCATATCGAAGTGCTTCCATGCCGCACCATCAGATGGATGTCGCATTGTGCCCGAACTTGTTTGGTTTGTATGATGCCATGTCATTTGACTTGCACTATGCATTGAAGCAAACATTCTTTTTAACCTTGGTATGATCGGCAGATAAAACATGGACTTCACTGCCACATGTTTTTGCTTACGGTTAATGGCTTTACTGCGAACTTTGTATCTCGGACTCTTACAAAACTTACATTCCTCCAACGATCCATCATTAGTACCAAACTCATTATCGTAAAACAACATGCAACCATTAGTGCAACAGTCAATCTTTCTTACCTCTAAACCCAATTTCGACACCAACCTCTTTGCATCATAAAAACTTGTGGGAAGGTTGTCTTTCGTAGGAGTTGCGTCCAACATCATTTTTGCAAAGAATTCCAAACACTGGTCAGGAACATTCCAATTGGACTTGGCGGCCAATAATCTCACACACATCGATAATTTTGAGTCTGACGACCCTTCAAACAACGGCGTATTCATTTCTTGCAACAATTGATAAAATTTTTGAGCTTCCTCATTCGGCAACTCTTCCTGATCGAAGTCTTGAGGTTCATCATAGGTCACGTTAACCCCAAAAGCATCGCCAACCATGTCACTGATCAAACTAAATTCTTCCCGGTGTTCCATATGTGATCGACTGCTAGAAGCATGTGTAGTCGTAGTCCTTTG from Lathyrus oleraceus cultivar Zhongwan6 chromosome 7, CAAS_Psat_ZW6_1.0, whole genome shotgun sequence encodes the following:
- the LOC127103121 gene encoding uncharacterized protein LOC127103121; amino-acid sequence: MGSQPFLSLLSSHGYPMAQLGNPSFISPSGNPSFISPSGNPSFISPSGTSSYHQTGGSSFPHPSQVPPPFMQSGIFPDPTQVPLSSQHPTNTPSSSTLSRSHTPPTTHMPSSSTHHGGSRTPHPPRATDIPVPEEQEEQDDQEQQDDHVLEQPTANPTEYEMIDGRYFIEPCGKS
- the LOC127103120 gene encoding uncharacterized protein LOC127103120, whose amino-acid sequence is MYKKAWKSFKELSKDEKDEWFDKFKEKCTWNVMDEYMIRKNYRGRTSVRLSDMLRRVRLDWEERNIRPNWIGKEVFDELLAYWATDNFKAKSQKAKDMRASERGGCLNATGSISIGEHAKRMTKAQGRPPRLNELFVKTRTKKSGDLVDDRSRRTIEEYQRLLTQFLVENPQYTPVGSNPLDPRVDMYIWSLVTGGKGRNGCFFGVGPLAGNYRTGDRTLFDRVASGEGTSRPTQLTPEMMETVRQLALTEARRETAEREAALKAELEEMKKRQHDMEEQMRQFMQSMSRNQNQRTTEDDEDDDEFDV
- the LOC127103122 gene encoding uncharacterized protein LOC127103122 encodes the protein MEYFHYYRSWMYDRTYPGRRGLKPNFEEGVKGFITWAFAQECCLSEGGVRCPCLKCECRPIISDPEEVERHLKRRGFIKNYWVWTYNGEQLPSNVQRTTTTHASSSRSHMEHREEFSLISDMVGDAFGVNVTYDEPQDFDQEELPNEEAQKFYQLLQEMNTPLFEGSSDSKLSMCVRLLAAKSNWNVPDQCLEFFAKMMLDATPTKDNLPTSFYDAKRLVSKLGLEVRKIDCCTNGCMLFYDNEFGTNDGSLEECKFCKSPRYKVRSKAINRKQKHVAVKSMFYLPIIPRLKRMFASMHSASQMTWHHTNQTSSGTMRHPSDGAAWKHFDMIHPDFAAEPRNVRLGLCSDGFTPYVQASGSGYSCWPVIVTPYNLPPEMCMTKPYMFLTCLIPGPKSPKAGIDVYLQPLIDDLKRLWIGEWTYDISCKQNFTMRAALMWTINDFPAYGMLSGWGTHGKMGCPHCMEHSHAFTLEKGGKSSWFDCHRRFLPKDHVFRINKNDFKKGIRVTDLPPPRFSPGEVWNRVSELPKFTDYGKACRIEGYGDTHNWTKRSIFWDLPYWKDNLLRHNLDVMHIEKNFFDNVFNTVMDVQGKTKDNEKARKDIEILCNRKELELKVKPNGKLLKPKANYSLTSEEAKAICRWLNELRMPDGYASNLARCADSSTGKLHGMKSHDCHVFMERLLPIAFSSLPKHVLNPLTEISQFFRDICASKLRVDDIVKLDKNIPVILCKLEQVFPPGFFDSMEHLPVHLAYESYLGGPVQYRWMYPFERFMGDSKRSVKNKAKVEGSICAHYLHRETSHFCSHYFNHLMLTPRIIRNEFNINEKSKFTLSVFGIPGRPSGKKNVHWLTQKELLAAHVHVLINCVEVKPYLE